The DNA region TAAATGGCATGGTAGAAGATATGACTGCCTTCTAATTTAAAAGTTGTATTAATTCTGCAAGTAATTATATATTCTCTACATAGGGTGCCGTTTCATCAGAGTATTAGAAACGTAAAAAAGCCCTAGAGAAAAAGGTTTACCAAGATCGTAAACGAACatttcgttttcttttttttaagaaaaatatcgacTAGTacgagaaaaatgtaaaaaaatgttgcttttaGAATATTATGCACCCATCTATGACGCCTAACCTTTAAAGTTAACCAGCTGTGTATGTTACAATAAAAGCAATCCGAAATGATTTAGAAAACGTACCAGGCTGGACGACATCCCGGCGAAAAACTGTTCGACAGTTAATCAATCAATTATATTTCATCATACGATAATAAGACTTCTAATCAATTACTCTTATTATGGTATGATTCCACCTTATTTAACATTGCGTTTATTGCTTCTAAaatatttgcttttatttttttttactgcaaCGTCATTACAGTGCGAGACTTAATTAAGCTTCAGAAAAAACTTGAAAttaatcataatcataatccTGAAATAATTACCCTAAACAGCAGCAATATTGTGTCTTAATATAATGGCattgacatttttaattttttattaacatttgaAATAGAGGTAAATAACAAGATATGAGAGACATGCCTTTGACTTAATATATACCTACGGCTTCTTTCAGTTAAAACAGGAAAAAGCATTTTTGACTTAGGCAATTTGGCATTCATAAAGAGATAGGAATTGATATACAACAGACGAATTTTTGCAACAATGCTACTAAATATActcggcaaaaaaaatttaattggaaataaatttaattgatttttagaACTTCAGAGAATGGTTGACATAAATTATAAGCAAATaagttaattatttaaaattttcgatTTCTATAAAACTTAAGAACAAAGTGCAATGCATGTCGTGTTTCAATTAGGTTAATCTAATTGTTTTGTTGGTATTGTAGTTGCAGTTTCTCTATTTGACGTTGTTGTAAAAGAAGGAACTGTAGTTCAAGTAATTTTTTCTCTCTGTCTTTCTTtaattgcttttgtttttgcagAAGTTGTAACATCATTTGTTGCAGTTCCACtaggtatttttgtttttgttcttcttcCTGCAGCTTTtgctgttgttttctttttctttgttggCGCAGTAATTGCTCCTGTTGTTGCTTTAGTATTTGTTTCTGCAGTTGTTGTAATTTCTGTTGATCTGCTACCCGTTTCTCTGTAGCGCCTATATATCTGAACTCTTTCAACCTGTTTATTTTAccatcattttttatttgttcttgTTTCTCTTCTTCGTTGTGCTTCTTTTCATTTCGTTTTCTCAGAAACTCTATGATACCCTGGTAGAGTTTTACAATGCTAACTTTTCTGGCatctaaagaaataaaataaattgatgATTCACCTAACTAAAGGAAGGTAGAAGTCAAACTCACCAAACTATATTAAAGTAAAATACTCCAGATTATCATTTTTCTTACCCGTGTCGGAAGGTGTTGTAACTTTAACTTGTTCTTCGCTAGAACATCCTGACCATCTTCGATATTTACAATCCTTTGAACTTACTTTAACGGTGATcaataaaaatgtcaaaaatataatttgcgTTGATAGAAACATCTctcttttggtaaaaaaagcTAATAAGGCAGGCTCATCTAACGACTCTTTCGAGTTGGTTTCGGCTTTTATGCTCATTTCGGTAGCAACATATTCAAGAGCCATTTATTTTACATAATAACTTTTGTTTCTGCAgcgtacattttatttttacttctaATGCGATTAGATCCTCCCCTCACGTAGGCAGAATTTCAATTGAGAGAAACGGAAAAATATCGTACTTCTAAAAACAGGAAATCACAAAGTTTGACTATTCATCATAAGCGAAATGTGACGTAACCATCGAAATTTACCATAATTATGTTATGTGTCGTTAAAGTCTTTtttgaacaaaacaaaattaccTTTTAATATCAACAGGAATTGTGCGTCATCACAGCTAGGTGTATGCTATTTTTATATCcgattttatatttagaacatGTCTTTTgctgtttctttttaaaaaaattatcagctGTTTGCTCTGCACACATAATTGTTTGAAGGAAATTCAGTTTCAGAAATTCACTAATGTCATTTCATTACTCGATGCTCCTTTAGttcttttccttattttttaacCCCAAATAAACTTTGCGCGACAAAATTGTATTGTTTGAGTTAGACTTGCTTGTTAAGAAACTCGTGGCGGAAAACTGCGTCAaaaactaatattttttatttactttgtaAAAGTAGGTTTAATGTTCAAGagagtaaatataaaaataacataaatagATTTTCATAAATATTTCATAAACACGGAAGATAAAAATAGCTGAAGCATCAAAGGAAGATGAAAATGGCTAGAAAAAATGCAAcaggaaatttatttttgattaacAAAATGAGGAAGTCAGCCCACTTCTTTTTTTACtatcaataattattttataattggTGTCACCATGAGAATTTGAACTATGAAAATGTGAAATATAGAAGGATTAGAAACAGGAAACTTTTGTGTTTCGTCAGCATATATCCAATTGAATGTTTTTAGGTACTTTTAACAAAGTTTAGAAAAAATTCAAATCTAAAAGAAACGTGTAAAAGCATATTTTATTGAACACTGGATGTTCGTCGTGTGAAGAATTTATTACCgtgctttatttaataaaatcatgttgttgttttgtaaaattcttTGAAATATCTTGGAACTAAATTTTAAATCTTAAAATGCTCTCATCGGCGGCAATGTGTAAGTACTAAAAACACGAGATTGCTGATTTGATTTCTTTTGCCATAATACAGAAAACACACCAGTTTTTAATCCCCTCTTTCCCTTGTTTttgtctatttatttatttttatttttgttatcaatTTTTGCGTCCTTTGTGAGACAGTTTGATACAATTACGACGACACAGTTTTTATTTACTCAAGAA from Hydractinia symbiolongicarpus strain clone_291-10 chromosome 6, HSymV2.1, whole genome shotgun sequence includes:
- the LOC130647875 gene encoding trichohyalin-like, encoding MALEYVATEMSIKAETNSKESLDEPALLAFFTKREMFLSTQIIFLTFLLITVKVSSKDCKYRRWSGCSSEEQVKVTTPSDTDARKVSIVKLYQGIIEFLRKRNEKKHNEEEKQEQIKNDGKINRLKEFRYIGATEKRVADQQKLQQLQKQILKQQQEQLLRQQRKRKQQQKLQEEEQKQKYLVELQQMMLQLLQKQKQLKKDREKKLLELQFLLLQQRQIEKLQLQYQQNN